A part of Bacteroidia bacterium genomic DNA contains:
- a CDS encoding penicillin acylase family protein, giving the protein MRWLKLLLSAAISLLLIWALNRPWGTISFPVGEFVNPFSGFWTNAEPANPDVSPLLNLPGLKAPVTVIYDKRRVPHIFAQNKEDLYYAQGYVMARDRLWQMEFQILGASGRLTEIIGVGPDSSVLKFDRTNRRKGLVFAAERSYEASKDYPELTAAMDAYAQGVNEWISSLKPADLPLEYKILNYKPQPWKSFNSWILQKYLSNMLAARADDIRSTNALMLWGRNMYNILFPEFSYAEDPIVPGDTRWDARTADPKPPVPANYHPDSILQQPARVFTSQPDPGLGSNNWAVSGAKSVTGKPILANDPHLGLSLPAIWYEMQLNAPGINVYGVGFPGSPGVILGFNDSIAWGSTNAGMDVMDYYRVVPDETGENYFFDGKWEPFTLRVEEYIVKGGEKFVDSVHYTHFGPVMFDEHFGSQPVPLAMNWMAYERSADPMFFLKMNVAKNYQDYEEALKYWVCPAQNFVFASHTGDIAIWQAGKYVNKWPGQGKFVMDGTKSDYQWKTFIPTDQQPHAINPERGFVSSANQHPTSPAYPYYYNGNFEEYRNRRLNQLLSEKEKYSVDDMKNFQLDNYALMAADLLPILLNDLDTTDFTQIEKDALKMLKEWDLNYDKDQIAPTLYENWWEELHREIWQDEMNASGLPVPWPDMSTTIGILRDSTQFSFYKDENDTLKKDRKSLINLSFDRIISKLSGDFPQYSDWVWAKHKQTDIHHITRVLAPFSRLNIPTDGNGHILNATGNRNGPSWRMVVALGDKVEAWAIYPGGQTGNPGSKAYDAFIDDWAVGKYYRVWFMTSEADKNGDVFARQSLVPAAAKSQ; this is encoded by the coding sequence ATGCGCTGGCTAAAGTTACTTCTCTCTGCTGCTATTTCTTTACTTCTGATCTGGGCTTTAAATCGGCCATGGGGAACAATTTCATTCCCTGTCGGTGAATTTGTTAACCCTTTTTCCGGCTTCTGGACAAATGCCGAACCGGCAAATCCTGATGTATCTCCCCTACTGAATCTACCGGGGCTTAAGGCTCCTGTCACAGTTATCTACGACAAACGGCGCGTGCCGCATATTTTCGCCCAAAATAAAGAGGACTTATACTATGCCCAGGGGTATGTCATGGCGCGCGACCGTCTATGGCAGATGGAATTTCAAATTCTCGGTGCAAGTGGCCGCCTCACTGAAATCATCGGTGTGGGGCCTGACAGCTCTGTGCTGAAGTTTGACCGCACCAACCGCCGCAAAGGTCTTGTATTTGCAGCAGAGCGCTCTTATGAAGCTTCTAAAGACTACCCGGAACTGACTGCCGCCATGGATGCATATGCCCAGGGCGTAAATGAATGGATTTCTTCTCTCAAGCCCGCAGATCTTCCTCTGGAATATAAAATACTCAACTATAAACCGCAGCCCTGGAAAAGTTTTAATTCCTGGATTCTCCAAAAATACCTTTCCAATATGCTGGCGGCCAGAGCAGATGATATCCGCAGCACCAATGCGCTGATGCTTTGGGGACGGAATATGTATAATATTTTGTTTCCCGAATTTAGTTATGCCGAAGATCCTATCGTACCGGGCGACACCCGGTGGGATGCACGAACCGCCGACCCTAAACCTCCTGTACCGGCCAACTATCATCCCGACTCTATTTTGCAACAGCCTGCCCGTGTATTTACCTCGCAGCCTGACCCCGGACTCGGCAGCAACAACTGGGCCGTCTCGGGAGCAAAATCTGTAACCGGAAAACCTATCCTCGCCAATGATCCCCACCTGGGACTTTCCCTTCCCGCTATATGGTACGAAATGCAGTTAAACGCTCCGGGGATAAATGTCTATGGCGTGGGGTTTCCCGGCAGTCCGGGAGTGATATTGGGATTTAACGATTCCATAGCCTGGGGGTCAACCAATGCGGGCATGGATGTGATGGACTATTATCGTGTAGTACCTGATGAAACGGGCGAAAATTATTTTTTTGATGGAAAATGGGAGCCCTTTACCCTTCGGGTAGAGGAGTATATCGTCAAAGGCGGAGAGAAATTTGTGGATTCTGTCCATTACACGCACTTTGGGCCGGTGATGTTTGATGAACATTTTGGCAGCCAGCCCGTGCCCCTGGCGATGAACTGGATGGCGTATGAACGTTCGGCAGACCCGATGTTTTTCCTTAAAATGAACGTCGCCAAAAATTATCAAGACTACGAAGAAGCGCTTAAGTACTGGGTATGTCCTGCACAAAACTTTGTCTTTGCCAGCCACACAGGTGATATCGCGATCTGGCAGGCCGGAAAATATGTCAACAAATGGCCCGGCCAGGGGAAATTTGTCATGGACGGTACAAAGTCGGACTATCAGTGGAAAACTTTTATCCCAACTGACCAGCAGCCGCACGCTATAAATCCCGAAAGAGGATTTGTCAGTTCTGCCAACCAGCATCCTACCTCGCCTGCCTACCCCTACTATTATAATGGCAATTTTGAGGAATACCGAAACCGCCGGCTCAATCAGCTTTTGTCTGAAAAGGAGAAGTACAGCGTGGATGATATGAAAAATTTCCAGTTGGACAATTACGCGTTAATGGCGGCAGATCTTCTGCCCATTTTACTCAATGATCTGGATACAACCGATTTTACCCAGATAGAAAAAGATGCGTTGAAAATGCTGAAAGAGTGGGATCTCAACTACGACAAAGATCAGATCGCTCCCACTTTGTATGAAAACTGGTGGGAGGAACTTCATCGGGAAATCTGGCAGGACGAAATGAATGCTTCCGGCCTTCCGGTACCCTGGCCGGATATGAGTACGACCATTGGCATTTTACGGGACAGTACTCAATTTTCCTTTTACAAGGATGAAAATGACACCTTGAAAAAAGATCGGAAATCACTCATCAACTTGTCCTTTGACCGGATCATCAGCAAACTGAGCGGTGATTTCCCTCAGTATTCTGATTGGGTCTGGGCCAAACATAAGCAGACCGACATCCATCATATTACGCGGGTTTTGGCACCTTTCAGCAGATTAAATATCCCTACTGACGGAAACGGCCATATACTCAATGCTACGGGAAACCGCAATGGCCCTTCCTGGAGAATGGTGGTCGCACTCGGCGACAAAGTTGAAGCATGGGCGATTTATCCCGGAGGGCAGACCGGCAATCCCGGGAGCAAAGCCTACGACGCATTTATCGACGACTGGGCAGTAGGAAAATACTATCGGGTATGGTTTATGACCAGTGAAGCAGACAAAAACGGAGACGTATTTGCCCGGCAATCACTGGTTCCGGCAGCGGCAAAATCACAATAA
- a CDS encoding YdcF family protein, giving the protein MKRNSKIRLAFAGLLIPLLWMSYNAIEIYNYSKKYVIENTDVAVVLGAGSSNGKVSPVFRERINHGIFLYKTGKVSFLLFTGGFGVGENISDSMAAKNYAIEKGIPADNIYIEEASTVTFDNLKNAKQIMKEKNLLSALIVSDPYHMKRSMAMCKSIEINGYPSPTPTSMYRSWISKCNSLVYESFYFSLGQIAGRYN; this is encoded by the coding sequence ATGAAGAGGAATTCCAAAATAAGACTTGCCTTTGCAGGCCTTTTAATTCCACTATTGTGGATGAGTTATAATGCCATTGAAATCTATAATTATTCAAAAAAATACGTTATCGAAAATACTGATGTGGCTGTCGTATTAGGTGCAGGATCCAGTAACGGAAAAGTTTCACCTGTATTTCGGGAAAGGATTAATCATGGCATATTCTTGTATAAGACAGGAAAAGTATCATTCCTCCTGTTTACAGGTGGATTTGGAGTCGGAGAGAATATATCAGATAGTATGGCAGCAAAAAATTATGCAATTGAAAAGGGGATTCCGGCTGATAATATTTATATAGAAGAGGCATCTACAGTTACATTTGATAACCTGAAGAATGCGAAGCAAATAATGAAAGAAAAAAACCTGCTGTCAGCATTGATTGTTTCGGATCCATACCATATGAAAAGATCTATGGCGATGTGTAAATCCATTGAAATAAATGGATACCCTTCTCCAACTCCCACGTCAATGTACCGATCCTGGATTTCAAAATGCAATTCATTAGTATATGAGTCTTTCTATTTTAGCTTAGGCCAAATCGCCGGAAGATATAATTGA
- a CDS encoding iron-sulfur cluster assembly accessory protein: protein MIKVSDSALEHIGVLREKQGYDDSYGLRVSVVGGGCSGLSYKLDFDSQEQPGDHVIEDKGVKIFVNMKSLLYLVGTELDYTGGLKGEGFHFANPNATRTCACGESFSV from the coding sequence ATGATCAAAGTTTCCGATAGCGCGCTGGAACATATCGGCGTACTGCGCGAAAAACAGGGATATGACGACTCCTACGGCCTTCGGGTAAGTGTGGTCGGCGGCGGTTGTTCCGGACTTTCCTATAAACTCGATTTTGACAGCCAGGAGCAGCCTGGCGACCATGTAATCGAAGACAAAGGCGTAAAGATATTTGTGAATATGAAAAGCCTCCTGTATCTGGTCGGTACAGAGCTCGACTATACAGGCGGACTGAAAGGCGAAGGATTCCATTTTGCTAACCCAAATGCTACACGTACCTGCGCCTGCGGGGAGAGTTTTTCGGTGTGA
- a CDS encoding phosphotriesterase produces MKTAVCCVSVAILFAACQLPEPHSYIMTVNGPLSVEEMGKSLIHEHVFLDWTGADSINPAAWDSDAAFAAILPYLTQASEKGVLTMLECTPAYLGRNPALLKKLSDSSGIHILTNTGYYGARKNKYIPAPAFSLSVDNLAAIWVDEWENGISGTSVKPGFIKIGVDSDSVLSGMHEKIVKAAARAHLHTGLTIVGHTGPDAPAFAQIALLREEGVDPSAFVWTHAQQGTMASHVKAASMGAWVSLDGMGWMAPDSVNDPQALTVARYVEMITNMRENHQLRRLLISHDAGWYTFGEPEGGKYQPYTAIFDQVIPALKVAGFSEDELTQLLVNNPAEAYQIRVRRVD; encoded by the coding sequence ATGAAAACCGCTGTTTGCTGCGTATCAGTTGCGATTTTGTTCGCCGCTTGTCAATTGCCGGAGCCCCATTCCTATATCATGACAGTCAACGGCCCTTTGTCTGTAGAAGAAATGGGAAAATCGCTGATCCATGAGCATGTATTTCTCGACTGGACAGGGGCAGACAGCATAAATCCCGCAGCATGGGATTCCGATGCTGCCTTTGCCGCTATTTTACCCTATCTGACTCAGGCCAGCGAAAAAGGGGTATTGACCATGCTGGAATGTACGCCTGCCTATTTAGGTCGTAACCCGGCTCTGTTGAAAAAATTATCAGATTCTTCAGGAATACATATCCTTACCAATACAGGCTACTATGGCGCTCGGAAAAACAAATATATCCCTGCGCCTGCATTTTCGCTTTCGGTTGACAACCTCGCAGCAATATGGGTGGACGAGTGGGAAAATGGAATATCAGGAACATCTGTAAAACCGGGCTTTATCAAGATTGGTGTTGACAGTGACTCTGTACTATCTGGTATGCATGAAAAAATCGTAAAGGCCGCTGCCAGGGCACATCTACATACGGGACTAACCATTGTCGGGCATACCGGTCCGGATGCCCCTGCATTTGCGCAGATAGCACTTTTGAGAGAAGAAGGGGTAGATCCCTCGGCTTTCGTGTGGACCCATGCACAACAGGGTACAATGGCATCCCATGTGAAGGCCGCCAGCATGGGTGCCTGGGTTTCGCTCGATGGAATGGGCTGGATGGCGCCAGATTCTGTCAATGATCCGCAGGCGCTGACAGTAGCCCGATATGTGGAGATGATCACAAATATGAGAGAAAACCACCAGCTCCGGCGTCTGCTTATTTCACATGATGCCGGCTGGTATACATTTGGCGAACCGGAAGGCGGTAAATACCAGCCCTATACAGCGATTTTCGATCAGGTCATTCCGGCGTTGAAGGTAGCAGGGTTCAGTGAAGACGAACTGACCCAGCTGCTGGTTAATAATCCGGCGGAAGCATACCAGATCAGAGTCAGGCGTGTTGACTGA
- a CDS encoding carbohydrate-binding family 9-like protein, with protein sequence MKNLSLLTLFTLLIMAMFTSSCDQEPASESALPPNTYQVKKFAGSVTLDGKGSDPAWQQAVVLDTFRFPWLEIPTPHTEFRALWNENYLFFQFVVVDEDVVIHEDTTQNRSVLGSDRVELFFAVNDSLNPYYSLEMDPRAWVFSSIGRFPRKIDPSWQWPGLQTIASLTSDGYILEGSIPMQSFTDLNLWRNEAKTSLNCGVFRAEFSHNDDGTVAQNWISWIIPDSPKPDFHIPSAFGWFELTQ encoded by the coding sequence ATGAAAAACCTTTCCCTCTTAACCTTATTTACCCTGCTGATCATGGCTATGTTTACTTCTTCCTGCGACCAGGAACCTGCTTCTGAATCTGCCCTGCCTCCCAATACTTATCAGGTGAAGAAATTTGCGGGCTCTGTTACCCTCGACGGTAAAGGCTCTGACCCGGCCTGGCAGCAGGCGGTAGTGCTGGACACCTTCCGATTTCCCTGGCTTGAAATCCCTACGCCTCACACTGAGTTTCGCGCCTTGTGGAATGAAAACTATTTGTTTTTCCAGTTTGTCGTAGTGGACGAAGATGTCGTCATCCACGAGGATACAACCCAAAACCGGTCTGTGCTCGGTTCTGACCGGGTCGAGTTGTTTTTTGCAGTAAATGATTCCCTCAATCCTTATTATAGTCTGGAAATGGATCCCCGCGCCTGGGTGTTTTCCTCTATCGGCAGATTTCCCCGCAAGATCGATCCTTCATGGCAATGGCCCGGACTTCAGACCATTGCCAGCCTGACTTCTGATGGGTATATACTGGAAGGAAGCATTCCGATGCAGTCATTTACAGATCTGAATCTCTGGAGAAATGAAGCCAAAACCAGCCTGAACTGTGGCGTTTTCCGCGCAGAATTTTCTCACAATGACGATGGCACTGTAGCGCAAAACTGGATCAGCTGGATCATTCCTGATTCACCCAAACCTGACTTTCATATACCGAGCGCTTTTGGGTGGTTTGAGTTGACCCAATAA
- a CDS encoding class I SAM-dependent methyltransferase: protein MEKIQPSFIKNQYRSGVKSYSDFTREVGLWESEKYVFQKYLRSEFRILDLGCGTGRTTIPLFRMGYSHITGVDLTPEMIAEAKNLNRHFETDIEFQVGNACTLSFPDAVFDAVIFSFNGIMSIPGQENRKTALREIHRVLKKEGIFICTTHDRDADPNFFEFWKEETLRWAEGRQNPALYEFGDLLTISKNETSEIFLHIPTFSEVKNWLTAGGFEIMETFYRNEKFIEKENVLAKSGECRFWVVRKTGMRAE, encoded by the coding sequence ATGGAAAAAATTCAACCTTCCTTCATCAAAAACCAATATCGGAGTGGGGTAAAAAGTTATTCCGATTTTACCCGCGAAGTCGGCCTCTGGGAGTCAGAAAAGTATGTTTTTCAGAAATACCTCCGCTCCGAATTTCGTATCCTTGATCTGGGTTGTGGCACGGGTCGCACCACCATTCCGCTTTTCCGGATGGGTTACAGCCATATTACAGGCGTTGATCTCACGCCCGAAATGATCGCTGAGGCAAAAAACCTCAACCGGCACTTTGAGACAGATATTGAATTTCAGGTCGGAAATGCCTGTACACTTTCCTTCCCGGATGCAGTTTTTGATGCAGTTATTTTTTCCTTCAATGGTATTATGTCCATTCCCGGGCAGGAGAACAGGAAAACAGCACTGCGGGAAATTCACCGCGTTCTGAAGAAGGAGGGAATATTTATTTGCACCACCCACGACAGAGACGCAGACCCCAATTTTTTTGAATTTTGGAAAGAGGAAACCTTGCGGTGGGCGGAGGGCAGGCAGAATCCCGCGTTGTATGAGTTTGGCGACCTGCTGACCATTTCCAAAAACGAAACGAGTGAAATATTCCTCCATATTCCCACTTTCTCCGAAGTCAAAAACTGGCTGACAGCGGGAGGTTTTGAAATAATGGAAACCTTTTACCGCAACGAGAAATTTATAGAAAAGGAAAATGTGCTCGCCAAATCCGGGGAGTGCCGGTTTTGGGTAGTGCGGAAGACCGGTATGAGGGCGGAATAG
- a CDS encoding adenylate/guanylate cyclase domain-containing protein has translation MFHISYKTRRQLTDIFWAAVFFLIGVNVYSMIRFWERFDYPVSELLGDAATATIGGIIGGILLGLFHQFVIGNRFRRKPFGVVILSETFIDLFVIIAVFIPVTTASGVWFSGRTWPESFAYNLDYMSTLTFMGLVIYLLVLSVLYNFMRQVSKKFGRGVMLGMLLGRYHQPREDNRIVMFLDLKSSTTHAERLGHIRYSRLLQDCFFDLNRVLISYEAHIYKYVGDEAIISWSVEAGIRDNICLQIFFGFHRRLEERRDWYESQYGILPEFKAGMNAGRITVAEVGEDRREIEYHGDVLNTAARIQGQCNIYGKKMLISQDLADTLSDLGGYVFEEIGELELKGKNQKVRILSVEER, from the coding sequence ATGTTTCACATTTCCTATAAAACCCGCCGTCAACTTACCGATATATTTTGGGCAGCCGTTTTTTTTCTGATAGGCGTGAATGTGTATAGCATGATCCGCTTTTGGGAAAGGTTTGATTACCCCGTATCAGAGTTGTTGGGCGATGCGGCTACGGCCACAATCGGAGGAATCATCGGTGGGATTTTACTCGGACTATTTCACCAGTTTGTCATCGGCAACCGATTCCGGAGGAAACCTTTTGGCGTTGTCATTCTCTCCGAAACCTTCATCGACCTGTTTGTAATCATTGCGGTTTTTATTCCCGTAACCACGGCCTCCGGGGTATGGTTTTCAGGACGCACCTGGCCGGAATCCTTTGCGTACAACCTCGACTACATGTCCACGCTTACGTTTATGGGATTGGTGATTTACCTGCTGGTGCTGAGTGTTTTGTACAATTTCATGCGGCAGGTAAGCAAAAAGTTTGGCCGGGGAGTCATGCTGGGAATGTTGCTGGGCAGGTATCATCAGCCACGGGAAGACAACCGGATTGTGATGTTTCTCGACCTCAAATCCTCCACTACTCACGCCGAAAGGCTGGGGCATATCCGTTACTCCCGGCTGTTGCAGGACTGTTTTTTTGACCTAAACCGGGTGCTGATATCCTATGAAGCGCATATTTACAAATATGTGGGCGACGAGGCCATTATCAGTTGGTCAGTAGAAGCCGGAATCAGGGACAATATCTGTTTGCAGATATTTTTTGGTTTTCACCGCAGGCTGGAAGAGCGGCGGGATTGGTACGAGTCCCAATATGGCATCCTGCCAGAGTTTAAGGCAGGCATGAACGCCGGCAGGATTACCGTCGCCGAAGTAGGCGAGGATCGGCGTGAAATTGAATATCACGGCGACGTATTAAATACCGCCGCGCGAATTCAGGGACAGTGCAATATCTATGGAAAAAAAATGCTGATCTCACAGGATCTCGCAGATACGCTCAGCGACCTGGGCGGATATGTTTTTGAAGAAATCGGCGAACTGGAGCTCAAAGGCAAAAACCAGAAAGTCAGAATTTTGAGTGTGGAGGAGCGGTAG
- a CDS encoding DUF1080 domain-containing protein, with protein MCLVFFLACSTPAPQSDVNKEEWISLFNGKDLTGWDIKITGRPINDNFLNTFRVEDSMLRISYDEYDQFGTYFGHLYYQKPYSYYKLKFEYRFLGEQTPGGAVWNNRNSGVMLHSQSAASMGMDQDFPVSIELQTLGGLGDGPRTTANLCTPGTMVEIGGELTRDHCIDSHSKTYDGDQWVAVEAVVLGDSVIHHIIGPDTVLTYNKPQIDGTFVSKDNYNWVEAGVPNPEEWEKKDGTPLTSGYIALQAESHPIDFRNIELLELEGCMDPKAVNYKSYYIKSAPEKCKY; from the coding sequence ATGTGCCTGGTTTTTTTTCTGGCTTGTTCGACGCCCGCTCCACAGTCGGATGTCAATAAAGAAGAATGGATTTCTCTCTTCAACGGCAAAGATCTCACAGGATGGGACATCAAAATCACCGGGAGGCCGATCAATGACAATTTCCTCAATACTTTTCGGGTGGAGGACAGTATGCTTCGTATCAGTTACGATGAGTATGACCAGTTTGGCACTTACTTCGGGCATTTGTATTATCAGAAGCCTTACAGTTATTACAAACTAAAATTTGAGTATCGGTTTTTAGGAGAACAAACCCCCGGCGGCGCCGTCTGGAACAATAGAAACAGCGGGGTCATGCTGCATTCTCAATCCGCCGCAAGCATGGGTATGGATCAGGATTTTCCCGTATCGATTGAATTGCAGACCCTGGGCGGATTGGGCGACGGTCCGCGTACGACGGCTAATCTTTGTACGCCAGGGACTATGGTGGAAATAGGCGGAGAGCTCACTCGCGATCACTGTATCGATTCCCATTCAAAAACCTATGACGGCGACCAGTGGGTGGCTGTAGAAGCAGTTGTACTCGGCGACTCCGTGATTCATCATATCATCGGGCCGGATACGGTACTGACCTATAACAAGCCCCAGATTGACGGAACATTTGTGAGTAAGGACAATTACAACTGGGTAGAAGCCGGCGTACCCAATCCGGAGGAATGGGAAAAGAAAGACGGAACCCCGCTGACATCCGGTTATATCGCCCTTCAGGCCGAAAGCCATCCTATTGATTTTCGCAATATCGAATTGCTGGAGTTGGAAGGATGTATGGATCCTAAGGCAGTGAACTATAAGTCTTATTATATAAAGTCGGCGCCGGAGAAATGTAAGTATTGA
- a CDS encoding Uma2 family endonuclease, translated as MGQAAFSGYTYEDYLTLEKQSDGKYEFHDGFIVAMAGGSPEHGQIGMNFSRAIGNELEKKGKACITYSSDVKIRIEASHRTYYPDASVVCEKPEKSQRDPLAITNPVLILEVLSESTAAFDRGAKFSHYRTLSSLREYVLISQTEAMVDTYFRTDDGTWEIRTIIGQEEMVQLKSLDCEIRMADIYRLVPGMDE; from the coding sequence ATGGGACAAGCGGCATTTTCTGGATATACTTATGAGGATTATCTGACTTTGGAAAAGCAGTCAGACGGGAAATATGAGTTTCATGACGGCTTTATTGTCGCCATGGCAGGTGGATCTCCTGAACATGGACAAATAGGAATGAATTTTTCCAGGGCGATTGGCAACGAACTTGAAAAAAAAGGAAAAGCCTGCATCACTTACAGCAGTGATGTGAAAATTCGTATTGAAGCATCTCATCGCACCTATTACCCCGATGCTTCGGTTGTATGTGAAAAACCTGAAAAAAGCCAACGGGATCCGCTGGCTATTACTAATCCGGTACTTATTCTTGAAGTTCTTTCGGAAAGTACCGCTGCTTTTGACAGGGGAGCAAAATTTTCTCATTATAGAACACTTTCTTCTCTTAGAGAATATGTCCTCATCAGTCAGACCGAAGCAATGGTAGATACTTACTTCAGGACTGATGATGGTACATGGGAAATCAGGACAATCATCGGCCAGGAGGAAATGGTTCAGTTGAAATCCCTGGACTGTGAAATAAGAATGGCTGACATTTACCGGCTGGTTCCCGGAATGGATGAATAA
- a CDS encoding glycoside hydrolase family 3 C-terminal domain-containing protein has translation MLFTRLMFCLQTLLFLFSQAFGQTKVVETPRYLNPDISFEERATDLIGRMTLEEKISQLNYTSDAIDRLDIPQYNWWNEALHGIGRNGRATVFPQAIALAATFDTELMHRVADAISDEGRAKYNASIALGNRIRYSGLTFWSPNINIFRDPRWGRGQETYGEDPYLTSRMGVAFVEGMQGFHPKYLKTAACAKHFVVHSGPEGDRHEFNAKPSQKDFRETYLPAFEALVTEAHVEAVMCAYNRTYDEPCCGSNLLLKQILRDEWGFQGHIVSDCWALVDIHATHKVTANAAESAALAFKNGVNVNCGSTSPALVDAVKQGLITEAEIDQALRPLLMTRFKLGLFDPEELNPYNAIGPEVINSDQHRQLAREAAEKAAVLLKNNGILPLSKNIKRLHVLGPNATNTDVLMGNYHGVSGNMHTILEGIVDKVNPGTQLRYNYAFLQDRENINPIDWSTGDAQEADVIVVVMGLSGLLEGEEGESLVSPTKSDRTDIALPQNQINYLRKLRQAGDKPIVVVLTGGSAVAIPEVNEIADAVLYAWYPGEEGGNAVANLLFGETNPSGRLPVTFYASTSQLPAYNDYSMKNRTYRYMTETPLYPFGFGLSYTTFSYSNLTLGSETIKSGENISVSATVTNTGSRAGDEVVQLYLTDVKASVDVPKSALKGFKRVSLQPGESKVVHFTLTPADMEVVDNAGIRLLEKGEFLVRVGGASPGAQAEKLGGAKLVEGTFKVK, from the coding sequence ATGCTTTTCACCAGATTGATGTTTTGTCTCCAGACATTACTTTTCCTTTTCTCGCAGGCTTTTGGGCAAACCAAAGTTGTGGAGACACCCCGCTACCTCAATCCCGATATTTCTTTTGAAGAAAGAGCAACCGACCTGATAGGCCGCATGACGCTGGAAGAAAAAATCAGTCAGCTCAACTATACCTCCGATGCGATAGACCGGCTTGATATTCCGCAATACAACTGGTGGAATGAAGCCCTTCACGGAATAGGCAGAAACGGCAGAGCGACGGTTTTTCCTCAGGCTATCGCACTGGCAGCTACTTTTGATACAGAACTTATGCACAGAGTCGCTGATGCGATTTCCGACGAAGGCCGGGCCAAGTACAACGCTTCCATAGCATTAGGCAACCGTATCAGGTATTCAGGCCTCACATTCTGGTCGCCCAATATCAATATCTTCCGCGATCCGCGGTGGGGCAGGGGACAGGAGACTTATGGAGAAGATCCCTATCTCACCAGTCGTATGGGTGTAGCTTTTGTTGAAGGAATGCAGGGTTTTCACCCCAAATATCTTAAAACAGCAGCCTGCGCCAAACATTTTGTTGTGCACAGCGGCCCTGAAGGCGACCGGCATGAGTTTAATGCAAAACCCTCACAAAAAGATTTTAGAGAAACCTATCTTCCTGCTTTCGAAGCGCTGGTAACTGAAGCACACGTAGAAGCAGTCATGTGCGCCTATAACCGTACGTATGACGAACCCTGCTGTGGAAGCAACTTGCTGCTGAAACAAATCCTTCGGGATGAATGGGGTTTCCAGGGACATATTGTCTCCGACTGCTGGGCACTGGTGGATATCCATGCCACGCATAAAGTCACCGCCAATGCCGCCGAATCCGCTGCTCTGGCTTTCAAAAATGGCGTCAATGTCAATTGTGGCAGCACTTCTCCGGCACTTGTTGATGCTGTAAAACAAGGCCTCATTACAGAAGCGGAAATAGACCAGGCGCTGAGACCGCTGCTGATGACCAGATTCAAACTCGGGCTTTTTGACCCGGAAGAACTGAATCCCTACAACGCCATTGGCCCGGAAGTCATCAACAGCGACCAGCACCGCCAACTGGCAAGAGAAGCAGCCGAAAAAGCCGCTGTATTGCTGAAAAATAACGGCATTCTTCCCCTCTCAAAAAATATTAAACGCCTGCATGTACTGGGTCCGAATGCAACCAATACAGACGTTCTGATGGGCAACTATCACGGTGTTTCGGGAAATATGCATACCATTCTTGAAGGAATAGTCGATAAAGTAAACCCCGGTACACAACTGCGCTACAACTACGCATTTCTGCAAGACAGGGAAAATATCAATCCGATCGACTGGTCCACAGGCGATGCTCAGGAAGCGGACGTGATTGTGGTTGTGATGGGACTTTCAGGCCTGCTCGAAGGAGAGGAAGGCGAATCGCTGGTTTCTCCCACCAAAAGCGACCGTACCGATATTGCACTTCCCCAAAACCAGATCAACTACCTGCGCAAACTGCGGCAGGCCGGAGACAAGCCCATTGTCGTAGTCCTCACCGGAGGTAGTGCTGTGGCTATCCCCGAAGTAAACGAAATTGCGGACGCGGTTCTCTACGCATGGTATCCCGGAGAAGAAGGAGGAAATGCTGTGGCAAATCTGCTGTTTGGAGAAACCAATCCTTCAGGAAGATTGCCGGTAACATTTTATGCATCGACCAGCCAGTTGCCTGCATATAATGATTACTCCATGAAAAACCGCACGTACCGTTATATGACCGAAACACCGCTCTATCCCTTTGGATTTGGACTGAGCTATACCACATTCTCCTACAGTAACCTCACGCTCGGCAGCGAAACCATCAAATCGGGTGAAAACATCTCCGTTTCCGCAACTGTTACCAATACAGGCTCACGCGCAGGAGACGAAGTCGTGCAATTGTATCTCACCGACGTAAAAGCCAGTGTGGATGTTCCCAAATCTGCACTAAAAGGGTTTAAGCGGGTCTCTCTCCAGCCAGGCGAGTCAAAAGTAGTACATTTTACCCTTACACCAGCCGATATGGAAGTGGTAGATAATGCGGGTATTCGCCTGCTGGAAAAAGGAGAGTTTTTGGTCAGGGTTGGCGGGGCATCTCCGGGTGCTCAGGCAGAAAAACTGGGTGGAGCCAAACTTGTAGAAGGAACATTTAAGGTAAAATAA